ctTGGATGAAATCCTTATTTTGATGGCcagtaattaaaaaatcaatgtttgctgataaatttaaggaaattaatcatttattgatattcaagagaaaaaaaaaacaaatacttttttatgtttttttgtgaataaatgaaaacttaaATTGTACATAAAAATTAAGAGCAGCGAAATCAATCAGTAGATGGGCGAATCTTTATGGTTGTAGTATTAAATTCGAACTCATCGCTACCGACTAAACGGTTTAAATTATGCGAGTTTGGATTGCTGCAAGatgataatattaaattatttgaattaattattgGTCAAATTAAACTTACATCTCGCAATAATTTGAGTACCACCAGCCACCATAGGCATAATTAGCGCAATTTGAATCATCATCTCCTGGACCGTTATTTCTATCGTATGTTGTaaatttttcttcttcattgtTGAAGAATAAGTATTTATCTGcatagttttgcattttgtacaACTTGTACATTTCTTCTGCACCTCCAATCTTAAAGTTATAAGAACTTGCACTTTCACTATTCACTAAAATGCTCAACTGGTGAGGTGCTGAACTTGTAATCAGATGCAATTTATCCAATCCAAACCAAAACTCGTCATTCAAGTCACCAAATCCATCCTTGTATTCTGCCCAGTTTCTATTAAAGTCGACATTTCCATTAATTCGACGCTGAATGATCATCCAACCATCACCATCACAAACAACATCTGAAACACGTCCCTTTGGAATTTGTATCTTGTGAATACCAGCAGTCAAGTTTAAGCAAAAGCTTGGAAGACTTTCAGCCAAAGGCTTAGGAGTCTCCTCATTCTCTTTTTCTGTatagtttttgccatttgtgGTCTTGCATTCCCTCAGCTTTGATTTTGTGTATTCTAGATACTCCTCCGTGTCCGTAAGTTTATACGATACGTCATTATACTTAGTTTCACAGTTATCTAGAATCGAATCAATTATGAGGTATTCCATGATTATGGTAAATGGTTAATGTTACATACATAGTCTCTTGCTCAGGTCTGATTTTTCCAAGAGTTCCCGTTCACATTCATCTAGAAAAGTTAAGggatataaaaaatttaaattattattgagtCAGATTATTCCGATTTTTCAACATCTAAAATTATTGTTCATATGTTTCCTGAACTTACATAGTCTATTTGTCAGATctgatattttaatattgtgttCCGTCTCAGTTTCCATCCTTTCATTAGAATCTGGAATAAAATGATCAGAATTGTTAAATTACACTAACTTTAGTTGGTTAGTTAACTTTACTCTCATTGATTTGCGTCTCCAACTTTgatatttcttcatttttatacccgctacccatagggtagaagggtattataactttgtgccggcaggaaatgtatgtaacaggtagaaggaggcatctccgaccctataaatatatatatattcttgatcagcgtcaacagccgagacgatatagccatgtccgtctgtccgtctgtccgtctgtccgtctgtccgtccgtccgtccgtccgtatgaacacctagatctcagagactataagagatagagctataatttttttcgacagcatttgttatgtttgcacgcagatcaagtttgtttcaaatttttgccacgcccacttccgcccccgcaaatcaaaaaaatcgaataacaagtgtaattttaaagctagagctacgaattttggtatatacaataactactgtaatagttatgattcctgaaaatttggttgcgatcagataaaaattgtggaagttattaaggaaatacttttgtatgggaaaaacgcctacttactaggggtctgagttgctttggccgacaatctggcacattgcgacgtttatggtatattttgaatggtgtactatatcgatataccaaatataccatttggtatatttttagtatttttttagtattttcggtatattttgaaaatgataccgcaatattttgcctttattaaaaatgggtagcgggtatctcacagtcgagcacactcgactgtaactttcttacttgtttatattgATCGTAGCATTTAACGCcgtgttttggtttttgtaatCGATAAGTTGTTCATTAGCTTTATTGACTTCTTTTACTTGCATTTTCAGCAGTCTCAACTTATTTTCCAACTCAGCATTTTGTCTAGCGATTATCTCAtcgtttttcttcaattttaattcGATATTTGCGGTATTCGActgaattttttgtatttcacttAGAATAATTGATAGTGAATTCTCCTTCTGTTCCGGTTCTTTGAGTAACTCGTCTTCGTTTGGTAAATTagtagttgaaataaaatcgtCAACAGTTGATTGGGAGCTCACTGTACATATTTGCACAACTATAAAGAATACAGCTAATAACTTCCGACACTTTTGGgtaatcattttattattttaaaacggCATGTAGACTTGACGTCCGTTTGCCACTTGAGGGTAAACACTATTAAATTGTGTGAATAGTTCGCCgaagctaaattaaataacttagGCATGCGCATATGTTTTATCAACACAATGCTATCAGTGGTAAAAGTAATCAACATTAAGGTTTAAATACTCAGCTTAACACATATTTTTAGTCGCTCGAAGAAATAGCGAGCTCCGTAAGCTAATCTTCAGTTTGACagcaagaaattaaaaaaaataagaaagtagTAGTCGAGTGTACTCTACTGTAGGATACCCGGTACCCGTtgttaataaaagcaaagcaatgcggtattaaattcaaaatataaatataaataaataaatattatataataa
This window of the Drosophila albomicans strain 15112-1751.03 chromosome 2L, ASM965048v2, whole genome shotgun sequence genome carries:
- the LOC117564923 gene encoding ficolin-1-like, which encodes METETEHNIKISDLTNRLYECERELLEKSDLSKRLYNCETKYNDVSYKLTDTEEYLEYTKSKLRECKTTNGKNYTEKENEETPKPLAESLPSFCLNLTAGIHKIQIPKGRVSDVVCDGDGWMIIQRRINGNVDFNRNWAEYKDGFGDLNDEFWFGLDKLHLITSSAPHQLSILVNSESASSYNFKIGGAEEMYKLYKMQNYADKYLFFNNEEEKFTTYDRNNGPGDDDSNCANYAYGGWWYSNYCEINPNSHNLNRLVGSDEFEFNTTTIKIRPSTD